The Syntrophorhabdales bacterium genome has a segment encoding these proteins:
- the pyrR gene encoding bifunctional pyr operon transcriptional regulator/uracil phosphoribosyltransferase PyrR — translation MEPKALLDEKAIERSILRITHQILEKNSGSGNLSLVGIRTRGIFLAKRIQEQIRAIENKEVPVGVLDITMYRDDVFKLKTPEVKKTEIPFDVNNITLVLVDDVMHTGRTTRAAIDAIMDLGRPKRIQLAVLVDRGSREMPIHPDYRGIFYPATPDQEIFVKLHEIDGVDEVILTQAA, via the coding sequence ATGGAACCAAAAGCCCTGCTGGACGAAAAGGCGATAGAACGGAGCATCCTGAGGATCACGCACCAGATTCTGGAAAAAAACAGCGGTTCGGGAAACTTGAGCCTCGTCGGCATCAGGACTAGAGGGATCTTTCTCGCCAAAAGGATTCAGGAGCAGATACGCGCTATCGAAAACAAAGAGGTTCCGGTCGGTGTACTTGACATCACCATGTACCGTGACGATGTCTTCAAACTCAAAACCCCGGAAGTAAAAAAGACGGAAATTCCATTTGACGTAAACAACATCACGCTCGTGCTCGTGGACGATGTGATGCACACAGGAAGGACAACCAGGGCAGCAATAGATGCAATCATGGACCTGGGGCGCCCCAAGAGGATACAGCTTGCTGTACTTGTCGACAGGGGCTCTCGGGAGATGCCCATACATCCGGACTACCGGGGCATATTTTACCCTGCGACGCCTGACCAGGAAATTTTTGTGAAGCTCCATGAGATAGACGGTGTGGACGAGGTAATACTAACGCAAGCCGCATGA
- a CDS encoding aspartate carbamoyltransferase catalytic subunit: protein MSWPYKDLLGIRELSREEILLILDTAESFKEISRRDIKKVPTLRGKTVITAFYEPSTRTRVSFEIAAKRLSADTISISGTTSSAVKGETLKDTGKNLESMRPDVIVIRHSMPGAPHILAQTLSSSIINGGDGAHEHPTQALLDFFTMREKKGTLDGLKVAIVGDIAHSRVARSNIFAMKKFDMDVTCCGPPTMLPPFLEDLGVNVEYRLDKALADKDVIMMLRIQKERGGVSVIPSVKEYAMLYCLKQEHIERAKEDVIIMHPGPMNRGIEISDAVADGPYSVILDQVENGVAVRMAILFLLLGGES, encoded by the coding sequence ATGAGCTGGCCATACAAAGATCTGCTGGGTATCAGAGAACTTTCGAGGGAAGAAATCCTTCTCATCCTCGATACGGCTGAGTCTTTCAAAGAAATATCACGCCGCGATATCAAAAAGGTCCCGACTCTCCGAGGGAAAACAGTCATTACTGCGTTCTACGAACCGAGCACAAGGACGCGGGTCTCCTTTGAGATAGCGGCCAAGCGCCTGAGCGCAGACACGATCTCCATCTCCGGAACGACGAGCAGCGCCGTCAAGGGCGAAACGCTGAAGGACACGGGCAAGAACCTCGAATCCATGAGGCCTGATGTGATTGTCATCAGGCACAGCATGCCGGGCGCACCCCACATCCTTGCGCAGACTCTCTCGTCAAGCATTATAAACGGTGGCGACGGAGCTCACGAACATCCCACGCAGGCCCTCCTTGATTTTTTCACCATGCGGGAAAAGAAAGGAACCCTGGACGGGCTCAAGGTAGCCATTGTCGGCGACATAGCCCACAGCCGGGTGGCCCGGTCGAATATTTTTGCGATGAAGAAATTTGATATGGATGTTACCTGCTGCGGCCCGCCCACTATGCTTCCGCCTTTTCTCGAAGACCTGGGAGTGAACGTCGAGTACAGACTCGATAAGGCACTTGCTGACAAGGATGTCATTATGATGCTTCGCATCCAGAAGGAGCGGGGGGGCGTTTCTGTCATACCCTCTGTTAAAGAATACGCAATGCTTTACTGTCTGAAGCAAGAGCACATTGAACGCGCAAAGGAGGATGTGATCATTATGCACCCGGGCCCCATGAACCGGGGCATTGAAATCAGCGATGCGGTGGCAGATGGCCCATATTCGGTCATACTCGACCAGGTAGAAAACGGAGTGGCTGTCAGAATGGCTATTCTTTTCCTTCTCCTCGGGGGCGAGAGTTGA
- a CDS encoding tripartite tricarboxylate transporter substrate binding protein, producing MNAKRIASLKQTGVSLLVCVAMLLVATQAKSEFPEKPITIMVSFDAGSTTDILARAAGIGAEKYLNSRFVYENKGGGGGTVALGVLSAARPDGYTIWAGNSDSFVYTPMMQKVPFKPLKSFTQILGFAAAPYTALIVKPDAPWRNFQEFVDYAKKNPRKIKYSSSGVGTGMHLAMEYIAARDGIQWVHVPYKSAAAARMALMGGHVDACSAGAEFVPFGKQGMVRVLATHGDKRSPAFPDVPTLKELGYDFVKDTIFSLAGPAPLPPDVLKKLETGFTRGTETAEFISVREKLDCLPAHYNAAAYDRYLKDLWVRTEKMFKDAAIIKEPATEPY from the coding sequence ATGAACGCAAAACGCATTGCCAGCCTAAAGCAAACAGGAGTCTCGCTACTCGTGTGTGTGGCTATGCTGCTCGTGGCCACTCAGGCGAAGTCCGAGTTTCCGGAGAAACCGATCACTATTATGGTTTCGTTTGACGCGGGCAGCACGACTGATATCCTTGCGCGGGCCGCCGGGATAGGCGCGGAGAAGTACCTGAATAGCCGCTTTGTTTATGAGAATAAAGGCGGCGGCGGCGGGACTGTGGCGCTGGGAGTGCTGTCGGCTGCCAGGCCTGATGGCTACACCATATGGGCCGGAAACAGCGATTCTTTCGTGTATACGCCTATGATGCAAAAAGTTCCCTTCAAGCCGCTCAAGAGCTTTACCCAGATACTGGGCTTCGCTGCGGCCCCGTACACTGCGTTGATCGTGAAGCCTGATGCGCCATGGAGAAACTTTCAGGAATTCGTAGACTACGCCAAGAAGAATCCACGCAAGATAAAGTACAGTTCCTCAGGTGTGGGAACCGGCATGCACCTCGCCATGGAATATATTGCCGCCAGGGATGGCATACAGTGGGTGCACGTGCCGTATAAATCGGCTGCCGCTGCGAGGATGGCGCTGATGGGCGGACATGTGGACGCGTGTTCTGCCGGGGCGGAGTTCGTCCCCTTTGGCAAGCAGGGAATGGTTAGAGTGCTGGCAACGCATGGAGACAAGAGGTCGCCTGCGTTCCCGGATGTTCCCACGTTGAAGGAACTGGGATACGATTTCGTGAAGGACACGATATTCTCGCTGGCGGGTCCGGCGCCGCTTCCGCCGGACGTGCTCAAAAAACTGGAGACGGGCTTTACCAGGGGCACTGAAACAGCCGAGTTCATTTCCGTGCGGGAAAAGCTTGACTGTCTGCCTGCCCACTATAACGCGGCAGCTTACGACAGGTATCTCAAGGACCTGTGGGTGCGCACAGAAAAGATGTTCAAAGATGCAGCGATAATAAAGGAGCCCGCCACTGAGCCCTACTAA
- a CDS encoding bifunctional riboflavin kinase/FAD synthetase: MQLFETLDITLKSPNPVLTIGNYDGVHIGHRTIIEITKGKAREINGTPMLMTFYPHPLHVLRPDKELPCITPPAEKKRLIEEAGIEVLVIVPFTEEFSQITPEVYVKEILIGKLGIKGLVVGYDFKFGKGGRGDIEGMKKYADAYGFFLEVVSPVTIGGEKVGSNKIRKLLQSGEIEKASQLLGRPYMLHGNVVHGESRGRALGFPTINLRTDFDLIPPNGVYVSEVALDGKLFHSVTNIGYNPTFGGRQRTIETFLLDYEGDLYGNDVRLFFRMKLREEVRFENAEELRKQIGRDVTAARDYFVRRGV, encoded by the coding sequence ATGCAGCTCTTTGAAACGCTCGACATTACGTTGAAGTCCCCGAACCCTGTGCTGACTATAGGGAATTATGACGGCGTGCACATCGGCCATAGAACGATCATCGAAATCACCAAAGGCAAGGCTCGCGAGATCAACGGAACGCCGATGCTCATGACCTTTTACCCACATCCTCTCCACGTCCTCAGGCCGGATAAGGAACTTCCCTGCATTACACCTCCAGCAGAAAAGAAGAGGTTGATTGAAGAGGCCGGCATAGAAGTTCTCGTGATTGTCCCTTTTACCGAGGAATTCAGCCAGATCACGCCGGAAGTATATGTGAAAGAGATCCTCATCGGCAAGCTGGGCATAAAGGGTCTTGTGGTCGGGTATGACTTCAAGTTCGGTAAAGGAGGGCGCGGTGATATAGAGGGAATGAAAAAGTACGCGGACGCCTACGGCTTTTTTCTGGAGGTGGTGAGCCCGGTGACCATAGGCGGCGAAAAGGTGGGGAGCAACAAGATCAGGAAACTTTTGCAAAGCGGAGAAATAGAAAAGGCCAGTCAGCTCCTCGGCCGACCCTATATGCTTCACGGAAACGTTGTTCACGGAGAGAGCAGGGGACGGGCCCTTGGTTTTCCCACCATCAATTTAAGAACAGACTTTGATCTTATCCCGCCAAATGGGGTGTATGTGAGCGAAGTAGCCCTGGATGGAAAACTGTTCCACTCCGTGACCAATATTGGCTACAACCCGACGTTCGGCGGGCGACAGCGCACAATAGAGACCTTCTTATTGGATTATGAAGGTGATCTCTACGGCAACGATGTACGTCTTTTCTTTCGCATGAAACTGAGAGAAGAGGTCCGTTTCGAGAACGCTGAGGAACTGCGAAAGCAAATAGGGCGGGACGTGACCGCGGCGCGAGACTACTTTGTCAGACGCGGGGTGTGA
- the hemE gene encoding uroporphyrinogen decarboxylase has product MSRRNRFLKACRGQDVDRTPIWLMRQAGRYLQEYREVRQFHSFLEMCKRPELAVEITLQPVRRFELDAAIIFSDILLPLECMGIGLEFTDGGGPLLRNPLRTGRDVDRMGELDPEKDLGYVLKALEMARSELNGTVPLIGFAGAPFTLASYAIEGSGSRNYIETKRMIYAEPAAFNLLMEKLTSMVIAYLNAQIRHGAQAVQVFDSWVGCLSTTDYKAFILPHMKRLFASLDTKAPNIHFALGAGHMLKLIGAAGADVTSVDWRTPLDDAWKQVGQKKAIQGNLDPALLFGPKEHMVEATRDVLKRAGNRSGHIFNLGHGIYPGTPVDNVALLVEAVHAGSKRR; this is encoded by the coding sequence ATGTCTCGACGAAATCGGTTCTTGAAGGCATGCCGAGGACAAGATGTGGACCGGACTCCAATCTGGCTTATGAGGCAGGCAGGGAGATATCTTCAGGAATATCGAGAGGTTAGACAATTTCACAGCTTCCTGGAAATGTGCAAAAGACCGGAACTTGCCGTTGAAATCACGTTGCAGCCGGTCCGACGCTTTGAACTGGATGCTGCGATAATTTTTTCAGACATTCTCCTCCCCCTTGAATGCATGGGAATCGGTCTGGAATTCACCGATGGCGGAGGGCCATTGCTCCGAAACCCCCTCAGAACAGGCAGAGATGTTGACCGGATGGGGGAGTTGGACCCGGAGAAAGACCTTGGCTATGTGCTCAAGGCCCTGGAGATGGCGCGCAGCGAGCTCAACGGGACAGTCCCGCTTATCGGATTTGCCGGAGCACCCTTCACGCTCGCCAGTTATGCGATTGAAGGCAGCGGATCCCGTAACTACATCGAAACAAAAAGAATGATCTATGCCGAGCCCGCGGCTTTCAACCTTCTCATGGAAAAGCTGACCAGCATGGTCATTGCCTACCTCAACGCCCAGATCAGGCATGGAGCGCAGGCTGTGCAGGTATTCGACAGCTGGGTGGGGTGCCTCTCGACGACCGATTATAAGGCGTTTATCCTGCCCCATATGAAGCGACTCTTTGCTTCCCTCGACACGAAGGCACCCAATATTCATTTCGCCCTGGGTGCAGGACACATGCTCAAGCTTATCGGTGCAGCCGGCGCGGACGTCACCAGCGTGGATTGGCGCACACCACTTGACGACGCATGGAAACAGGTGGGCCAGAAAAAGGCCATCCAGGGCAATCTTGATCCTGCCTTGCTTTTCGGCCCCAAGGAACATATGGTGGAAGCTACAAGGGATGTCCTGAAACGAGCCGGAAATCGGAGTGGCCACATATTCAATCTTGGACACGGGATTTACCCTGGCACCCCTGTTGACAATGTCGCCCTTCTCGTGGAAGCAGTGCACGCCGGGAGCAAGCGTAGGTGA
- a CDS encoding aminoacyl--tRNA ligase-related protein yields the protein PKNSYDELEGLLLNAEEVLRRLNIHYRVSALCTGDLGFSSSKTYDIEVWLPGQNIYREISSCSNFSDFQARRARIRYRTSAGKIEFVHTLNGSGLAIGRTVMAVMENYQQADGSIGVPEALRPYMYGLTRIPPA from the coding sequence CCAAAGAATTCCTACGATGAGCTTGAAGGCCTTCTCCTGAATGCGGAAGAGGTGCTGAGAAGATTGAATATCCACTACCGCGTTTCAGCGCTTTGCACAGGGGACCTGGGGTTTTCCTCTTCAAAAACCTACGATATAGAAGTCTGGCTGCCCGGGCAGAATATTTACCGGGAGATATCTTCGTGCAGCAATTTCTCTGACTTTCAGGCGCGGCGTGCAAGAATCAGATACCGGACCAGTGCAGGCAAGATCGAGTTCGTCCACACTTTGAACGGATCTGGTCTCGCCATCGGGAGAACTGTTATGGCTGTGATGGAGAATTATCAGCAGGCTGATGGCTCAATCGGTGTGCCGGAGGCGCTCCGGCCGTACATGTACGGCCTGACGCGAATCCCCCCGGCATAA
- the secF gene encoding protein translocase subunit SecF — protein sequence MAFIEIVKKTNIDFIGLRNKAFILSFVLVGLGLLAFVMVLLGKANESVDFTGGTALQVRFSAQVPIHDLRVALLQGGINDVQIQEVTGTRDFLIKTKLSDVGQEKVQDKIGKVLSGSFKDKKFEILSANMVGASVGKELKKDAVIAIVLAMLCIVAYIWWRFTFIFGVAATIATFHDVLAMLGIFYLLHLEMNILFITALLTIAGYSLTDTVVVFDRIRENMGKMRSRDEFGGVINRSINEVLSRTLITSLTVLLVLAALLVLGGEVLFDFSLALFIGVLVGTYSSIFVASPLVYIWRKRAA from the coding sequence ATGGCCTTCATCGAGATCGTCAAGAAGACGAACATAGATTTTATAGGGCTTAGAAATAAGGCGTTTATCCTTTCATTTGTCCTGGTCGGGCTTGGGCTTCTTGCGTTTGTGATGGTGCTTCTCGGCAAGGCAAACGAGTCAGTTGATTTTACCGGAGGCACGGCTCTGCAGGTCCGCTTCAGTGCCCAGGTACCCATACACGATCTGCGGGTGGCGCTGCTTCAGGGAGGCATCAACGACGTGCAGATCCAGGAAGTGACAGGCACCCGGGACTTCTTGATAAAGACGAAACTGTCGGACGTGGGCCAGGAAAAAGTGCAGGACAAGATCGGGAAGGTGCTTTCGGGCTCGTTCAAGGACAAGAAATTTGAGATTCTTTCCGCCAACATGGTTGGAGCGAGCGTGGGCAAGGAGCTGAAAAAGGACGCGGTCATCGCTATTGTTCTGGCCATGCTCTGCATTGTTGCCTATATCTGGTGGCGCTTCACATTTATATTCGGTGTTGCAGCCACCATAGCGACTTTTCATGATGTACTCGCAATGCTCGGCATTTTTTACCTGCTCCATCTCGAGATGAATATTCTCTTTATCACGGCGCTTTTGACTATAGCCGGTTACTCCCTCACCGATACGGTTGTTGTCTTCGACCGTATAAGGGAAAACATGGGCAAGATGCGATCGAGAGACGAGTTTGGCGGCGTGATCAACAGGAGCATCAACGAGGTGTTGAGCAGAACGCTGATCACATCTCTCACCGTGTTGCTCGTGCTTGCAGCGCTTCTCGTGCTCGGCGGCGAGGTGCTCTTCGATTTTTCTCTCGCTCTCTTCATCGGCGTTCTTGTAGGCACGTACTCATCGATCTTTGTAGCGAGCCCTCTCGTCTATATCTGGAGAAAAAGGGCGGCTTGA
- a CDS encoding dihydroorotase — protein sequence MKTLIKNGRLIDPASERDEKVDILVNGSLVEKIASHIAGAVEESHTIDATGLVVAPGLIDMHVHLREPGYEYKETIRTGSEAAVRGGFTTVVCMANTDPVNDNRSVSEFIKRRAQAEALCRVFPCGAITRGLKGDELSQIGEMFEAGVVALSDDGKTVKNAGLLLKAMEYAKRFGLPIVSHCEDESLAHGVVHEGRASLISGLDATPALAEEIIALRDIMLAKYVDAPIHITHASSGGTVRIVRDEKTRYGKLTADTCPHYFTLSDEDTLTYDTNTKVNPPLRSRDDVTAVKEGLKDGSIDIIATDHAPHDYPSKDVEFNLASFGIVGLETGFALSLSLVHESVLSLKELLRKFTQNPARLLMLPYGTLHEGSNADLIVFDPNAEWVVDKSLFASKGKNTPFHGRKLRGKNLLTIVDGKVVYRDPSF from the coding sequence TTGAAAACCCTCATCAAGAACGGCCGCCTCATTGATCCGGCGAGTGAACGCGACGAAAAGGTTGATATCCTCGTCAACGGAAGCCTCGTAGAGAAGATCGCGAGCCACATTGCAGGTGCGGTTGAGGAGAGCCACACCATAGACGCAACCGGCTTGGTCGTGGCGCCAGGCCTGATAGACATGCATGTGCACCTGAGAGAGCCCGGCTACGAATACAAGGAGACGATCCGGACGGGCAGCGAAGCAGCAGTTCGGGGCGGCTTTACCACGGTCGTCTGTATGGCCAATACAGACCCTGTGAACGACAACCGAAGCGTCTCAGAGTTTATCAAGAGGCGTGCCCAGGCAGAGGCGCTCTGTCGCGTCTTTCCCTGCGGAGCGATCACTAGAGGCTTGAAAGGAGATGAGCTTTCTCAGATCGGGGAGATGTTTGAAGCAGGCGTAGTGGCGCTCTCTGACGACGGCAAGACGGTCAAGAACGCAGGGCTCCTCCTCAAGGCGATGGAGTACGCCAAGCGTTTCGGGTTACCCATAGTCTCTCATTGCGAGGACGAGAGCCTGGCGCATGGGGTTGTTCATGAGGGACGGGCCTCACTTATTTCCGGGCTGGACGCGACACCTGCCCTCGCAGAGGAGATAATCGCCCTTCGGGATATCATGCTCGCCAAATATGTAGATGCACCGATCCACATCACCCATGCCTCGTCGGGCGGCACTGTAAGGATCGTGCGAGACGAAAAGACAAGGTACGGCAAGTTGACCGCAGACACCTGTCCTCACTACTTCACGCTTTCCGATGAAGACACGCTTACGTACGATACCAACACCAAGGTGAACCCGCCGCTCCGGTCCCGCGACGACGTAACTGCTGTCAAAGAGGGGTTAAAGGACGGCTCTATAGATATTATCGCTACCGACCACGCCCCGCACGATTATCCCTCTAAAGATGTAGAATTCAATCTCGCCTCCTTCGGTATTGTAGGGCTGGAGACAGGCTTTGCCCTTTCTCTTTCGCTGGTGCACGAAAGTGTTCTCTCACTCAAAGAACTGTTGAGGAAGTTTACCCAGAATCCAGCGCGCCTTCTCATGTTGCCTTACGGAACTCTACACGAAGGTTCAAATGCTGATCTGATCGTCTTCGATCCCAACGCAGAATGGGTCGTCGACAAAAGTCTGTTCGCATCAAAAGGAAAGAATACACCCTTCCACGGGCGGAAGCTGAGGGGCAAGAATCTGCTCACTATAGTGGATGGGAAGGTCGTCTATCGCGACCCCTCTTTCTGA
- a CDS encoding BON domain-containing protein, with amino-acid sequence MRGLSYLRSRRRQQHFGGENVASYSEDYPSYRHVQTSNAVQPEEQHFGGGYWTFSGDEQKDLYGETRPGPYAGVGPKGYARSDARILEDVSERLMENGHVDASDIEVEVCAGEVILKGSVADRQMKRLAEDVAASALGVKDVQNQLRLKE; translated from the coding sequence ATGCGAGGTTTGAGCTATCTCCGCAGTCGACGCAGGCAGCAACATTTCGGAGGAGAGAATGTGGCGAGTTATTCTGAAGACTATCCTTCTTACAGGCACGTTCAGACCAGTAACGCAGTCCAGCCGGAGGAACAGCACTTCGGCGGGGGTTATTGGACCTTTTCGGGTGATGAACAGAAGGATCTCTATGGCGAGACGAGACCCGGACCGTATGCAGGTGTCGGGCCGAAAGGCTACGCCCGCTCAGATGCACGTATTCTCGAGGATGTGTCAGAGCGTCTGATGGAAAACGGGCACGTCGATGCGAGTGACATCGAAGTCGAGGTGTGCGCCGGAGAGGTGATCCTGAAGGGTTCTGTGGCCGACCGCCAGATGAAGAGACTTGCTGAGGATGTAGCTGCATCAGCACTCGGCGTCAAGGATGTGCAGAACCAGCTGCGGCTCAAAGAATAG
- a CDS encoding sodium ion-translocating decarboxylase subunit beta codes for MSWNEIWDLLVGTLQTTGFPTMTWQHVVMWAIGCFFLYMAIVKDFEPLLLLPIGFGIFLVNFPNTPLFGYQEGHPQLLQFFYKYGILWEVIPCLIFLGLGAMTDFEPMISNPKMLLIGAGAQLGVFVTFTGTILCGFSIKEAASVGIIGGADGPTTIYLTAKLAPHLLAANTLAAYSYMSMVPIIQAPIMRAMTSDKERLIKMKVTRKVSRTEIVLFPLICGGIIALLVPAVMPLMGMLMFGNLMRVTGVVKRLVNTAANPLMDIVTIFLGLSVGASMQGHVFLTYKPLLVFGLGLLDFVVCTAGGILTVKVMNMIVKEKINPLIGNSGVSALPMSPRLSQVIGQQYDKKNYLLMHAMAACLAGSIGSPAAAGMLISMFE; via the coding sequence ATGAGTTGGAACGAGATTTGGGACTTGCTTGTCGGTACGCTCCAGACCACAGGTTTTCCAACGATGACATGGCAGCATGTCGTGATGTGGGCAATAGGGTGCTTTTTTCTCTATATGGCTATCGTCAAAGACTTTGAGCCCCTACTGCTGTTGCCCATTGGTTTTGGCATATTCCTGGTGAATTTTCCGAATACCCCTCTATTCGGCTATCAGGAGGGTCATCCCCAGCTGCTCCAGTTCTTCTACAAATACGGCATCTTGTGGGAGGTAATTCCTTGTCTCATCTTCTTGGGGCTTGGAGCGATGACGGATTTTGAGCCGATGATTTCGAACCCGAAGATGCTTCTCATAGGTGCGGGGGCACAGCTTGGCGTTTTCGTGACATTCACCGGCACCATTCTCTGCGGCTTCAGCATAAAAGAGGCTGCGTCGGTCGGTATTATTGGTGGTGCTGATGGCCCGACCACTATCTACCTTACGGCAAAGCTGGCCCCTCATCTGCTTGCTGCAAATACCCTTGCCGCTTATTCGTACATGTCAATGGTTCCTATCATCCAGGCTCCTATCATGCGAGCCATGACAAGCGATAAAGAGCGGCTCATAAAGATGAAGGTCACCAGAAAAGTTTCGCGAACAGAGATAGTGCTTTTTCCGCTCATCTGCGGTGGCATCATTGCTCTGCTTGTGCCGGCCGTCATGCCCCTTATGGGCATGCTGATGTTCGGTAACCTGATGAGGGTTACCGGTGTTGTGAAGCGCCTCGTGAACACCGCGGCTAACCCGCTGATGGACATCGTGACTATCTTCCTGGGTTTGAGTGTAGGCGCCTCGATGCAGGGCCATGTGTTCCTCACCTATAAGCCTCTGCTTGTGTTCGGTCTCGGACTCCTCGACTTTGTGGTCTGCACGGCAGGCGGTATCCTGACCGTGAAAGTGATGAACATGATCGTGAAAGAAAAGATCAATCCTCTCATCGGGAACTCAGGGGTTTCAGCCCTCCCGATGTCGCCGAGGCTCTCACAGGTTATCGGACAGCAGTATGACAAAAAGAACTACCTGCTCATGCACGCCATGGCCGCGTGTCTTGCCGGTTCCATCGGCTCACCGGCTGCTGCAGGCATGCTCATATCGATGTTTGAGTGA
- the secD gene encoding protein translocase subunit SecD, with product MLKSLKFRAILVLVFLVIFAVFLLPNFVELKGAWKRYLPSDKIRLGLDLKGGMHLLLAMDTSKMMENLTDRKFNGLKDSMIRDGVRFLNLERRGDTISIAIKADQKDKLYNLLGKEYPDLKVAGSRTEGDVLTVDLSMVEKEVAQLKENAVRQALETIRNRIDQFGVSEPIIVQQGDDRILVQLPGVKDPDRALELIGRTAQLEFKLVDEDNAAKYEATKVVPEGDEVLPMKARNRETGVTSTSQILVKKQSLLTGDLLTDARVRIGGEVAGEPYVAIEFSSEGSRLFDQITGANVGKRLAIVLDNTVYSAPVIRERISGGKASITGSFTMDEASDLAIVLRAGALPAPVKVIQNITIGPALGQDSIRRGVYAAILGALLIIVFMIFYYKASGVVADIALFINMIYLLGAFAALRATMTLPGIAGIILTMGIGVDTNVLIFERIREELRLGKTVRAAIDGGYSKAWVTIFDAHITTLITTFILFMFGTGPIKGFAVTLSIGIVINLFTAVFGSKVIFDWILQKYKPRSLSI from the coding sequence GTGCTCAAGTCGCTCAAATTTAGAGCCATTCTCGTTTTGGTGTTTCTCGTCATCTTCGCAGTGTTTCTCCTGCCCAATTTCGTTGAGTTGAAAGGGGCGTGGAAGCGCTACCTTCCCAGCGATAAGATACGCTTGGGCCTTGATCTCAAGGGCGGCATGCACCTGCTTCTGGCCATGGACACGAGCAAGATGATGGAGAATCTGACTGACCGCAAGTTTAACGGGCTCAAAGATTCCATGATTCGTGACGGTGTGCGTTTTCTGAATCTTGAGAGAAGGGGCGACACAATTTCCATAGCAATAAAGGCAGACCAGAAGGACAAGCTCTACAACCTTTTGGGCAAGGAGTATCCTGATCTGAAAGTTGCCGGAAGCAGGACTGAAGGTGATGTGCTCACCGTCGATCTCAGTATGGTCGAAAAAGAGGTTGCGCAGCTGAAGGAAAATGCGGTCCGCCAGGCTTTAGAGACCATCCGCAACAGGATCGATCAGTTCGGTGTCTCAGAACCGATCATTGTGCAGCAAGGAGATGACAGAATTCTTGTCCAGCTTCCGGGAGTGAAGGACCCTGACCGGGCGTTGGAACTGATAGGCAGGACTGCGCAGCTTGAATTCAAGTTGGTAGACGAGGATAATGCTGCGAAGTACGAAGCTACAAAGGTAGTTCCCGAGGGCGACGAAGTATTGCCGATGAAAGCGCGGAACCGGGAAACAGGTGTCACCTCCACGTCTCAAATCCTGGTAAAGAAACAGAGCCTGCTGACGGGCGACCTACTCACCGATGCCAGGGTGAGGATCGGCGGAGAAGTAGCTGGTGAACCCTACGTCGCAATCGAGTTCAGCAGCGAAGGCTCCAGGCTCTTCGACCAGATAACCGGTGCAAACGTCGGCAAGAGGCTGGCCATCGTGCTCGACAACACCGTCTATTCAGCGCCCGTCATCAGGGAGCGTATATCAGGCGGGAAAGCATCCATCACCGGCAGTTTTACCATGGATGAAGCATCCGACCTTGCCATTGTGCTGCGGGCCGGCGCTCTGCCTGCGCCTGTGAAGGTCATACAGAATATCACCATAGGTCCGGCATTAGGCCAAGACTCGATCCGGCGGGGCGTATATGCAGCTATTCTTGGTGCTCTGCTCATTATTGTCTTCATGATTTTCTACTACAAGGCCTCTGGCGTCGTTGCTGATATCGCCCTCTTCATAAACATGATATACCTCCTCGGCGCTTTTGCCGCGCTGAGGGCAACGATGACGCTTCCCGGCATTGCCGGCATCATACTCACGATGGGAATAGGTGTCGATACCAACGTCCTCATATTCGAGAGGATACGGGAAGAGTTGCGGCTCGGCAAGACCGTGAGGGCTGCCATCGACGGCGGCTATTCAAAGGCATGGGTGACCATTTTTGATGCACATATCACCACGTTGATCACCACCTTCATTCTTTTCATGTTCGGCACCGGCCCGATCAAGGGTTTTGCCGTCACTCTGAGTATAGGTATCGTGATCAACCTTTTTACTGCGGTTTTCGGGTCCAAGGTTATCTTTGACTGGATCTTGCAGAAATATAAGCCGAGGAGTTTAAGTATCTGA